The Solanum dulcamara chromosome 6, daSolDulc1.2, whole genome shotgun sequence genome contains the following window.
TAGTAATTATCAtaaatgattgattttatatattccTAGGCAATCCTAATTAATCCAAcatcaacccccccccccccccacaaaaCTCAAACCCCAAAGAAAATCActactaaaatatatattaaatattgaattttttaaaattgtgtatatatactttttttatattttgattttctttaataaaaaaatgatgggGAAAATAGAGGGGGCAAGATTTTGTTCAAGATAGTGATCAGTTATATGAATGAATTAATCAGTAGTCATATCAATAGCACTTACTAGAGTCTTAGGTGCATGCATGGACAAAGATTACAACCACTACACCTTACGTAATCTGTAGTGAATGAAGGTGTCCTTCCAACAACTTACATTTTTGACAACTATTAATCCAAGAGATCAGAATGCATGAAAAGGGACTTCAAAAtctacaacaataacaataagtgTATGGAGAGAAAATCTTGTTGGAGCGCCACTCTCGAATGAATTTTATATTGTGCAATTCGACATTAATTTAGTCGAAGCTTCAATACAGACTCTGGACATCAGATGAGATTTCGGTCATAGTTCAAAGTGGTACTTATACATTATCTCTTAACAGtttataacatttttttttggaagGGATAGTTGTGATTTTTCGCTATTTATACttacaaaaaattaataataaaaatgctTGAACAATTATATCGATGaacttgaaaagaaaaagtATAATTAACCAAAATAGTTGTCcgtcaaacaaattaaattaaaaatagacagtgaatgtataatatatgcataatttgagaataatcatatataatcaGTATATATGCATGTCGGCTAGAAAAAGTAAACAGTAAATTTATCTGGCTATTCATATGAATTGAAGATCCCGAAATAAAAAtgtataaagaataaaataaaaacggTTAGCATATACAGCTATATTAATTCATCACCGCTTCACCAAAAGTTAGCTAACATCTTTTCCAATTGGTATAGACATCTGTTTGAAACTGAAATCCCTGCAAAAAGGTGTATAGACATCTCTTTTCCATTCAAAAGTTCTTATGCGTTTCTACGCCCCTTTGAAACCCCGTAAAATGGATAAATTTCTTTTCTTAGGACACATACAAGATTCGTCACTACAAAAAGAATAATAGTAACCAACGAAATAAGTAAAAAAGTACCTTGGTGATCACATAAATTAATCACCGAATTGAACCAATAAATGGATGAATTTCTGTGAAAATAATCGGTTCATTTGTCCGTGGTTCCGATTGGAAGTGTTTTTTTAGTTTTGAGGAAGAAAATGTATTAGATTAtttcttcaaataaaataatgttgTAGTGGATCATAAAAAAGATGTCCAAGTACATGAAATCAAGATTGGAACTAGTTTGATATTAATTTTTTGCTAAAAAGCAGAGAATATTGTTACTTTATTTGATTAGCAACTCTTTAGTCCGTAATGGATAAGATTTAATACcgtaattattattaaaaattaatattattgttcTCTAGTCTTAAGTCCCAACATAGTAGGACCAACTTCACGTGAACACACAAAGCTCACTGCATGAGAAGTCAGCCATATCTATCTCTTCGTATAGttctttctttaatttaattaatttacatAAATCTTTTGAAGCTTGCCCAAGTTGATTAAACAGATATACTACTAAATAAACAAATACTATGACAATATATAGTTTAATATAACAACTTGGCGGATCTATACGTGAATCGAGTAATTTTTGTTTATacgactttatatatatatatatattgtatatttaattattattatttatattaatttgaaattgttataaaatatcataaattttaaatcatgCTGCATTCGCCTTTAGAGTTACAATTGCATTAAAGATTTTGCGTCTTATATATATTAGTTGTAGCAAAATCGCTGATCATTTTTTATAACTCGCTTAATATCATCATGAGTTGAATTATAACATGTTTATTGATTGGATCTAATAAATTGAATCCAGAACAATTCATCAAACTATATATTGATTTGACCTAACGAATTTAATTCGATATTCAAGCAtacaaaatcaactttttagagattgaaaattatgtaaattaatttgaaagaacttacgcaaataatttaagaaagatACACTACTTTGAAAAACACTATTTTTGAAGGAATCTCTTGAAAATATATGTTggtaaattttttatatatttttagaagtaATACATTAGCTTTCTCATTTTTCcccccaaaaaatatttaaaaatgaaataaaataaaataatatatatatatatatatatatatatatatatatatatatatatatatatatatatataaagaaatgtTGAATCATATTGGACAGGTTCAATTAAATTTTAGCTAACCCCATTGATCATGActtatttattgatttgacCCGTTTTAATATGCAAAAATTTAAACCCACCCCTCCATATTATCTCACCTCTATCCTATATAAATGCCAACAACAGAAAACTATTATCATTTCATTTCAATTCAAGTCCTCTTCCTATAGCTCCAACATGAATAGTTTTTTCAATTCCCAAAGCTTGCAAAAATACCCAAAACACAGCAAAAAAAGGCTAAATGAAGAACAAGTTAAGCTTTTAGAGGCGAGCTTTGATTCAACCAAAAAAATCGACCCACAGAAAAAACTCCAATTGGCGAGAGAATTAGGGGTCCCGCCTCGACAAATTTCGATTTGGTACCAAAACAGGAGAGCACGGTGGAAAAATCAGAACATGGAGAATGACTATAATACCCTTCAACTAAAGCTTGAAAATGCATTATCTGAGAAAATGCAACTTGAAAAAGAAACTGAAATTCTACGAGGAGAATTACAAAGAGCAAATGAAATGTTAATTGGACTGAAGTCAGGTGCACAAGGGCAAATTAGGGAATTATCACTATCTAGTTCATGTTGTGAAGATGTGATCAGCTATAGTACTACATGGGTACATACTGATGATGTTAATTATAATTTCCAATTTGATGAACTTTATGCTATGATAGGTATGGAAGAAAGGTCTAATAAATGTTGTTCAACTTGAAAAATCAATAAGAATTTTTGGGAAAATCTAATGAGAACTTTCTTAAAAACTTTGTTTGCacatctaataattttttttaatttacatgAGCCATGCATCAATATGATTCTTGGGCTTATTTGGAGATTTAATACGTGAAGTCCACGTCATCTAATGTTTATGATCACCCAAATACATGTTAGTTTTTTATTATATGTGCGTTTTAAAATTGCGACTGAATATAGTAAATCGGCTTACAGACAAGTCAAGAAAGTAAGTCAAGTCCCATGTACACTACCATCACTCCACCATCTAATTGTCTTGACAAATTATTGACTTAATTTCATAACAATCGATCGGTTAAGTTagtctaaaaatattttcaatatagtgTGATAATGTGTGTTCTATGTCAAGTCtacaacattttttttattaagcaACACTTCATTAAGAGTATCATTATACTTTATATGtaactttttttcttattaaattttaatgtgAAACTCTATTCGCACGTTCAATTTAATGATAATTTCTTGGTAATTAAGTTCAAATGGTAATACGAGTTCTGATTTTCTGGGgtgaattttttgttttttaagatGATCTGTGGGAATAAACATCATAAATGGAACTCTGAGGGCCTCTTTGTATTTTATACAATGTATTCCTAAATAtgtatttttcattaaaatgttTTCTGCCCTCGCGCTTCTACTACCAAAGGTCACTCTTTTCCCtccaaatttcagaaaaaaaggCACAAATAAAAGCCAGTATCTCAGTTCAAACGACACCGTAAACTACTCAGAATGGCTTCGACGTCCGGCGCAGGCAGCGGCGTTGCTGACGGAAGGATCAGATCTCATACATCGGCGATGTACTCCGACAGTCAATCCCTCATCCGTGTATCATGCTTGCGCTCGCAACTTCTGAAATTAAACTCTaaatttcttattctttttcctCCATTCTTAATCGGACTGCTTTTGTACTCTATTGCAGGAAATTAGGAAGTCTGTGACTATGATGAAAGATATCGCGGTCCACTTGGAGAGAGATGAGAGAATCGAGATGGTACTTCATGATAAACCCTAGTTAAATGCTcaattattttaattctcgAATGTTTCCCTTGTAATCGGTGTTATCTGAGAGGTAGACGTAGTTTGAATGCTAATAATCAGATAATTGTACTCCTTCCGTCCCAATTTATGCGGCGCCATTTGACCTCTTGCACAAAGTTTAAGAGATAaaagaatacaacaacaacaacaacaacaacccagtgaaatcccacaatttAAGAGATAAAAGAATGACTTTTGAAATTTGGTTAAAACAGTCCTTGACCATTTGTGTGACTATGAATCAATGTTGAATggagaattttaaagttaaattatttctaattataaaAAGGTGACATTCTTTTGGACAGACTAAAACGAAGACAGAGTGAGTACTAGTTTTGGTAATTTGTACTTTATCTTAGTCTGTCTGTCCCAATTCCAAACTGTTTTGCTTTGACTTGATGTGTTTGTCAAACGACCAAGCTTTAGGTtctcaaaaagattttgaaAATAATGTACTAGAAAAGCTTTTCCCCAAAAGAAATGGTAATATTACTATTAGTAGAGTTGATGCAATATTTCTTTTACTACATATTTCCTAACAGTTTTAAGTATAAAACCGTGATATATAGTAGTCTCTATGTGgtgtttttttaaatataattttaaagtaGAAGTTAAGAAATTAATGTTTGCATTCACACCAAATATTAGATGTGCTTACACCTAATACTGCAAAGCTCACATTCTTTTGGGACGAGGGGTAAATTTCTAGAAATACTACCAAATTGTTAAGCTTTGTTAGAAAAGACCAAACAGAGTGAGGATGATATATTGCtgaaaatatttgtttttgttaTCGAAAGCCAAAGATGGAAAGTTGAACTGGGACAGAGGAGTTACTTCTAATAGTTGTCGCATGAGATGGATAACTAATAACAGGCTCTTGCATTTAGTGTCTAGACATTCTTGTTGATTCCCCTCCATTATGTCGAGTTATTTGTTTACATTAGAAGTTTAAATAAGTATTTGGTATTAACAACCATATATATAAGTCACACTTGTGATTAGTTTTTGACAATAATCATGTACACAGTCCATTGTGTTTCTTTTGACTTTTGGTACCACTGTAATCTGCAATAGGAACTGAACCTCTAGTTAGAAATTGAACAAAATACTGGTTGAATGAAGCTAATTTGAAGGGTGATGGATATCCTAACTAATTGAGGAAACATTGGCATGATAGTACTTGATTCCACCTTTCAGAATGTAATGACTGATGATAGAGAACATAAggttatttttctcaaaaagttTAGGTGAATTATTGTTCAATATTATAGGGAACCATAAAATTTCTTTCTTGATGGAATGTAGATGAGTTTGGCTTATATATTTGCAGGTAAAAGATCTTGAAGATGGTGTTGTTCAGTTGTTGGCAGCATCTGATGAGTGCATGCATCTCTCCGAGGCAATTCAGTCTATAGGTGATGAACTAGAGCCTGGGCCAGAGGTGACTTTTCGTTCAAAATATATAGATTGATCTTCTGCTGCTCAGCTTGGACCATTAACATTTCAATTATAGCCATTCCCTGTGTCATTTGTCTGCAGCCAACGAATTTTAAGAAGAAGTTTGACGAAGAAATTGCAAAATCAAAGGCTAGATCATCATCTCACACTCAGAACCAGTCTTTGTTGAGACATTTCCGGGAAGCCATCTGGGTATGCTTTTCTCGTTAGTTGTACAACTTTTTGCATTCTTGTTTGGAAAACAAGTGATCTTTACTTATATTGAACAAGAGCACAGAGAAAAGAATTCAACCCTCCTGTGATGAAcaaacaacaaagaaaaagggaaaaagaaaaaagagcggcaaagaagatgaaagagaaaaaataataataaagaagagGGAGATGGTCCCAGCAAAAGGGGAGGCTTTTTCCTCTTGAATGCCACCATCTGCTTCCTCCGTttatagttttgattaattTGTATTCTAAATTTATTAAAccgtttgttgtattattgagGGGCCACAGTTGAGTAATTTCCTAAGGGTAATTGAGCTCTTTCTTTCTTCTACAGCATGTTCATCACGCAGGACAGCCAATGCCAGGTGACGAGCAGGAGGACATTGTAATGACCAGTACACAATGCAACCTTCTGAATGTGACTTGCCCATTAAGTGGAAAGCCCGTTACTGAACTTGCTGAACCAGTTCGTAGGTATGGTGAATATCTTTCTTccatttcatatttatttaggtTTCCAATGGAGAGAATGCTTTAGACACGAGCATTAGTAACATACCCATGTAAGTGCTTTGCATTTGCATACATATTTGATATAATCTATTTTCCCACTTTGCCACTATACTAAGGTTCATCGCCTTGCGTATTCTCGATTCAGATGCTATAACCTCTATCCAATACTGCATCTGCCTCAAATGAGGCTTTTTATCACTAATTGTAATTAACTCTCAATAGAACTGTTGGGCCCAACAATAGGCTTTATTATCGTTTCTTTCGATTCTTAAGTTCTAATGCACATTGGAATATATCTCCTTTTTCTAAAAATTCTTTTAACTTTTTTGGGCGCATCAAATTTTATTAGGGTGCGGGAATGCTTCCTTATATTATCTTTTCTCCACAACaatctcatttttttcttgcattcttaGTTTTCTACTTTTTACCCAGTAATCATGTATGTAGGCGTGTTATAGCAGTAACAGGCTGATTGATATTTGTCTAAGAAAGTTTTTTTCCGATATGTTCATTTAAATATTTGGTTTACATATTTTGCTTCCCTTGCAGCATGGACTGCAAGCATATATACGATAAGAAGGCTATTATGCAGTACCTTAAGTCCAAAACCACACGTGGCCAATGTCCCGTTGCAGGTATATGTGCTTTTCCTAACGAAAATGGCTTCCTATTCATTCGGTAACTAAATGCAAGTTAATTTTGTTTCAGGTTGTCCGAAAATTCTTAAGGCACAACGGGTGTTATGTGACCCTTTCTTACTTATAGAAATTGATGAAGTTCTCTCCATGAGTAAGCGAAATGCTAGACCTGATGAGATAGAAGATTTTACTGCACTTGATGAAGATGATTGAGGATTTGAGGCCCTGATGGATTGTTGACCCTCTACATATTCAGGGTTCTACTCATGAACAGCTTATGTTTTTTGGGGGAAAAAGAAAGCTGTGTGAAAGCCTTGTTTTAATCTTTTGGAAGTTTGGGATGGAACTAAtttggttctttttttttttttgaaactgaaaCTATTTTGGTTCTCTTTTCCCTAGAGGGAGGAAAATGTACTACATGATTGGTAATGATTTATTCAAGCGTACCCTGAGAAATTAGAGTGAAATGGCTGCAACAATTCAAGCCAGGTTTGGTTGTGAAACAATACAGAAAATAGACACAACGAAGAATCGAGTAACTGATTGTTCAAGATaagaaaatcaaatcaaactaaaatAGAAAaccaaaattttgatttttacatctcgtagttcaactatttcTCCGCAGTCCCTTAAAAAATTCAGGCATATGCCAGTCAATAAAGTGGGTTTTTTCTCATTACTATCCACTCTACAAGAGAACAAAGGCATAAAGTCTCAAATTTACAATGAGTAGAAACATCCTTATCTTCTAAATTGGTCAGTACACCATCTCTAAATATAAACTCCTGATGCAAGTTCTGAGAAGATTTGCATTTCTCAGTTTTGACACTGCTTTTCAAATGGCAGTTGCACTCTATCAGCTTGATTAACCTGTTCTCTAAGTTTCTACATTCACACAAGTTAGTTTCCTTGCATTCAAAGGATTCACTGTACCTTTCTTGTACTCGTACTCGCTTCTCATCAAACGAAGTTGAATCATCAGCCAGCAACCATACCCTCAAAGCCGAATGAAGATTTGCAGCTAATGAGGCCAGAAAGTCATAAGCATCCTCTACTATAAACTCGGCCTTTTTAAGTTCCCATTCGTAGGAAAGCATTTTTTTCAAGGTGCGCTGAAGGTTCAGCAGGCACTGAGGACAGCACCGATATAAACATACTAGGCTAGAATCAGTAGCAACATTTGAAGATATATTTGAACATTCAAGACCTACGCTACTGCCAACAGACTTTTTGTTGCTATCTCTAATTTGAAGGTTGTTCAGAGTGGACAATATGCCATTTGAGCTGGAACTCAAAGTATAATTAGAATGCTCGATGCCACACCTGTCGTTGGAATAACTACTACCATCCTCTTGAACATCATCAATATTTAACTCCATGCGCCCATTAGATTGCCGCTTAGATACACAATCTCCAATACTTTCTAAATGTTTGTCAGTATCATCCCGcatgcatgaattatgattaagaACACTATGCACAGAACGGGTCACTTGCCTAGAAGGGGCAGAATGGTTTACAGCCACCAAGTGAGGAGACTCGTGTTCCTCAGTTCCAATATCTGGAAAATTAGAAAAACCATTTGCTTCTGGATTAACACGCATACAATTTTCAGCAGTTAGTTCTGGCTGACATGTTTCCAATGTCTCCGCTTTGTCAAGGGATTCTTCTAACTCGCAACCTCCCTCCCTCAGAAGTGTATTCTCAGGAACATTAGCACTTTCTGGAAGTCCCACACAACCAATCTTTGGGTTTGCCTCTGAAAGTTGAGTGTCTCCCCCTAAACTGAAAGTAAAGCCATTTACATTAGATGTAAGGCTGGCAATAAGAAACCAAAGGAAACTGTACATGAACTACAGCTAGAGCAAAACTTACCTCTGCAACGAATAAACCCAGCTATTAACCATGTCATCGAGATAAGCAACTTGGGATAAAAGACGAACAAATTGATACCTATCCTTCCCATTCCGAATTTTATCATTGATCTGCTGAACCAGAAGCTCGAGAACTTTTCGAACCTCTGCAGAAACTTCTCTGACGGATGAGTATTTGCCTCTGTATGCCAACAATCCAATAGCTATCAGGCCTCGCACCATACAGTATTTCTCTTTGCCTTTACTATTGTTGGATGGAAGGGCAACATTTACCGTTGAGTTAATAGGACGAATAACACAAGAATTGAATGGCCAACCCTTCCAAGGTCCATCTATGTCAGCACAAGGACCTTCTCTTAACTTGGAAGTAAACCAGCAAAGTTCAGCAAAATGAGGATATCGCAGAATTTGATAGCCAAATGTGGTAATTGCTAACATCAAGTTTGATTTCCCTTTTACATTTCTACTGTTAACTATTGCAGAAGTAGGAAGTGGACATTGTTTATTCACATGCTCAATAGTTGATCTAAGATCTAACCTCTGACATTCTATGGCAACATCGCCCTCAGGTTTATCACTAGCTTCATCATTGCATGTGTGCAAGTGGACATGGTTTGTACGATGAATCAGCTGAATGAAGTGTTGAGCTAAATCTTTTGACAACTTTGCGGCAGAGGAATCAATCAGACATTCTTGATCAAAATTTCTATCAAGCTGCTCAGTAAATCTAGAAACTGAATCCTCCAAGGGAAATGGGATACTGCTGTTCAACGCCTGACTTTTAAAGAACTGCCTCACTCTAACAGGGAGTGCTTCCAATGGTACATCAGATGTAGCCTGTTTAAGGGGAACAGGAAAAGGGTGTGGGGTGCAAAAGAGTGAGTTCTTTAATTAAAGTTGTAAAGTACTTGACCAATCTAGGATGTCTTAACAGAATTAAAGAGAATCATATTGTATGCCACAAGCGGCTTTCTTTTTTCCGCATGCAACCTTGCTGATATAATATGACAAAACATCAAGGTGTATTCCTTTCATTTAATATTCAGAAAGATATAAAGTCGGCAAATTTAAGTACAAAAGGCACATACCAGAAGCATCACAGATGTGGCCATGCATATACTTTCCACTTGCTCAACAAAGGAGCTCCACAGATAGGAGGCTCTTTTGAGAGCATCTCCAGCCTGGTCTCCACTATGGTTAAAGCTCCTTTCCTCATCCTTGCCTAATGATTCAGGGTTTACTAAAGAGCAACCATCCTCTTGACAGACTGGATCAGATGTATCCATGGCCCATAAATCAACTCTTGGCATAAATATCATGCACTTCTCCACACTAGCACATCTCACTGCACAAGAGATACAAATTTACTACTTCAGCAAGATGTTCAAAATTGAAAGCATCAATTTTAAAACAAGTAATCCCTCAAGCACACCAGCATAGTTTTCAGGGGCCTCTCGTGCACACAAATAACCATTTAGCACCCTCAAAAAGAccaatatatatgaatatatatatatatatagatatagattgatagatagatagatagaagaaaaataaatagaaaagcCAAAGCACCTGCACCACAATGATTATAAAAACTTTATGCGGATTTCTTTAGCTCACAAGATATAAGACGTGCAGCATGTTATTAGTTACAATCACATTCAAGCATGATGTCTATACTCAACACAATTTCTGTATGGCACTCATTGTAACCATAAAGAACCAAAACACAGAAAAACAGCCAAAAAAGGAGCCAAACTACCAACATCCCTCAGGGTTATGAACAGTTGTAAGTACCTCGAAATTGAAATACTTTTCACGTGATTTTTATTGCAAGCACATTTAACCAGGATAATATAGCTATTTGCAGAATGATTCTAGAGAACCGTTTAATGTGAAGGTACTAATGATGTTCCAAACCTAGAGGTGCTAACAAGTTTGGAAGATAATGTAAACGGAAAACTTTCACAAGATGGAAGCCCATTAATAAGGAATCTCTCTTTAGAATGGAACAGAGCTGTCGGGTATAGAAATCCTTTGAGAACTGATAGTCACAACTCGGAGACTAGGTATCCCGAACTCATAAAGGCAAGTTCAGTAGACATTTGTACTTCAAGTAAGCACTTCGAGCCACTAGAGTGAGATAAATAAAACAGAGAAGGAACATACTCAGTATCTGCGTCAACCCCTGAATGACATCTCCATGTCCTTCTTGAGAAATAGTAGCCAAATCCACCTTCTGGACGTCAACATTACCAACAAAACAATGAAGAAGAGAGGAAGCAAGATGCCTCTGGCCAGATCTTGGATTTCCAGAAATTAGTATTCTAAATCCCGATTTCTTTCCGGGCATATGAAAGATATTCTTCAACAATTTAGGCCGAGCCCCTGCCCACTGCAATTTTGATGGTTGAGAATTAGAGAGACCATGAACAATGTCATCATCAACAGCATCAAAACTACCAATATTAGCATCTCCAACCAGAATGTTGGCACGTATAAAGTGATTCTCAATCTGACTGATAACATCTGGTTCATGAAGCAAATTATTAACATAGGACTGCCAATTATTGCTTGGTAATTTCTTCTCAATCATTGCAGAAAGAACAACGTCTTTTACAAATTCAGCAGCTTTGAAGAGTAGGGGCGGCAACCAGAGGCGTTCGTCCAGATAAAGGGATACAAGCAATCTACTAAGTGGTTGCAGCAGACATGGAACAAGAAATATGTGTAGAGGCGCTGAAACCACATCGTTTGCAGCCATTCCAGCTTCTCTACGTGAACATGGAGGTGGTGCACACGTAAGAGCCTCTACCCAATCCCTCTCCTCCACCTTAAAATTGGGAAGAGGGGGGCATGCAGCATTGGGCACCTTCACAACTGCAGAGAGACGCTTATGCAAGGGAAAACTCCTTTTTAAAGCAATTATGGCTGCCTGAGTACACAGAGCCTGCAAATCAGCACCAGCAAAGCCCACTGTCTTTATAGCTATCCACTTGAGTACTGGTCCAGACACTGGCTTAGGCCATTTCTTTGTATGCAATGAGAGAATAGATTCTCTGTCCTTAACAGATGGAAGTGGAAAATAAATCTCACGATCAAACCTACCCGGACGCCTTAATGCGGGATCAACAGCATCCGGACGATTTGTGGCACCTATTACAACAACTGAACCTCTAGATTTTAAACCATCCATTAGAGCAAGCAAAGTGGACACGACTGAACTATGTGTCTGGTCTTGCTGCCTACCACGGCAAGGTGCCAAACCATCTATTTCATCGAAGAAAATGACAGAAGGTTGAGACTTCTCGGCTACCTGAAAAAGAAGTCTTAGCTGACGCTCAGCGTCCCCGACATACTTTCCCAAACAATCTGCCCCTTTACGGGCAAAATAAGCTATTCGTTTATCACCACGTGCACATGAACCAATTAGTGCCCGTACTATCAAAGTTTTACCTGTCCCAGGATATCCGTGCAAAAGAACTCCTCTAGGAGGTGTAAGCCCCAGAGAACTAAAGAGCTCAGGATACAAAAGTGGTAAGATGACAACCTCCTTCATACATTGGATGACATCTTGAAGCCCAGCAACGGAGTCCCAACCCTGAAATTGTATGCCAGCATCAGAGTTTGAGCCTCCAATATAAACAGGTGCAATTCTCAATAGATCTCGATGAAGTCTCTTGCTTTCACGTTTCAAAAACTCCTCATCCTCTCCACAGTTCTCTAACCATTTTTCCTCTGCATCAACATCCTTGCGCAATGCATCATTTGACAACTTTCTCAGCTCAAACTTCATTTTTCTAGCTTTCAATTTCTTTATACGTTGCAAATAATTACTTCCATATGGTTGGAAGAGATGTCGGTGATCTGTACAGGCAATGAGAAATTTGCGATGGTCAAAAATGCAGCCATTGGCCCGTGCACAAGGCTGCAAAATTTAACACATGCTTAGTCAAAATCTAATACTACAAAGACAAAAAGTAAGGT
Protein-coding sequences here:
- the LOC129893251 gene encoding E3 SUMO-protein ligase MMS21; translation: MASTSGAGSGVADGRIRSHTSAMYSDSQSLIREIRKSVTMMKDIAVHLERDERIEMVKDLEDGVVQLLAASDECMHLSEAIQSIGDELEPGPEPTNFKKKFDEEIAKSKARSSSHTQNQSLLRHFREAIWHVHHAGQPMPGDEQEDIVMTSTQCNLLNVTCPLSGKPVTELAEPVRSMDCKHIYDKKAIMQYLKSKTTRGQCPVAGCPKILKAQRVLCDPFLLIEIDEVLSMSKRNARPDEIEDFTALDEDD
- the LOC129893250 gene encoding uncharacterized protein LOC129893250, which codes for MRLSRIASVARRRTDTKLVYSRARKKHKRLDEVCEETYNQNHNGVEKVETSEWNGEESDVELRRSSRVRKAPVVLDASPPPPRKRQKIDRRSEVSSCSRVEKGDVVKLESPCSTSKDLEEGTSAWGLRLRARSKRRTNRVRNSVNLSPVGKRKLFQDVDGLKEETELEVGEVDKEEDSECEKSTIVKSKRPGRIKASNVMVTEQQETDAGGGVEAGKMINQEELLQVRDGTDDGISMTGFKEGVEDGNAAFPLVNKDKARLETCVVPEECHATNQVSMLEQDLQSKNELSIGVNDQKDAVEVGLLANGEKDGGTEKQAEDGVDRVDYAQEKDEGVFSDKALEMVKLVKKECASDNTLRKWRIREGRRCGLCGGGTDGKPPKKLVYGAASDDEAHSGSSASDEPNYDMWDGFGDEPGWLGRLLGPINDRYGIAGIWVHQQCAVWSPEVYFAGLGCLKNVRAALCRGRVLKCSRCGRPGATIGCRVDRCPKTYHLPCARANGCIFDHRKFLIACTDHRHLFQPYGSNYLQRIKKLKARKMKFELRKLSNDALRKDVDAEEKWLENCGEDEEFLKRESKRLHRDLLRIAPVYIGGSNSDAGIQFQGWDSVAGLQDVIQCMKEVVILPLLYPELFSSLGLTPPRGVLLHGYPGTGKTLIVRALIGSCARGDKRIAYFARKGADCLGKYVGDAERQLRLLFQVAEKSQPSVIFFDEIDGLAPCRGRQQDQTHSSVVSTLLALMDGLKSRGSVVVIGATNRPDAVDPALRRPGRFDREIYFPLPSVKDRESILSLHTKKWPKPVSGPVLKWIAIKTVGFAGADLQALCTQAAIIALKRSFPLHKRLSAVVKVPNAACPPLPNFKVEERDWVEALTCAPPPCSRREAGMAANDVVSAPLHIFLVPCLLQPLSRLLVSLYLDERLWLPPLLFKAAEFVKDVVLSAMIEKKLPSNNWQSYVNNLLHEPDVISQIENHFIRANILVGDANIGSFDAVDDDIVHGLSNSQPSKLQWAGARPKLLKNIFHMPGKKSGFRILISGNPRSGQRHLASSLLHCFVGNVDVQKVDLATISQEGHGDVIQGLTQILMRCASVEKCMIFMPRVDLWAMDTSDPVCQEDGCSLVNPESLGKDEERSFNHSGDQAGDALKRASYLWSSFVEQVESICMATSVMLLATSDVPLEALPVRVRQFFKSQALNSSIPFPLEDSVSRFTEQLDRNFDQECLIDSSAAKLSKDLAQHFIQLIHRTNHVHLHTCNDEASDKPEGDVAIECQRLDLRSTIEHVNKQCPLPTSAIVNSRNVKGKSNLMLAITTFGYQILRYPHFAELCWFTSKLREGPCADIDGPWKGWPFNSCVIRPINSTVNVALPSNNSKGKEKYCMVRGLIAIGLLAYRGKYSSVREVSAEVRKVLELLVQQINDKIRNGKDRYQFVRLLSQVAYLDDMVNSWVYSLQSLGGDTQLSEANPKIGCVGLPESANVPENTLLREGGCELEESLDKAETLETCQPELTAENCMRVNPEANGFSNFPDIGTEEHESPHLVAVNHSAPSRQVTRSVHSVLNHNSCMRDDTDKHLESIGDCVSKRQSNGRMELNIDDVQEDGSSYSNDRCGIEHSNYTLSSSSNGILSTLNNLQIRDSNKKSVGSSVGLECSNISSNVATDSSLVCLYRCCPQCLLNLQRTLKKMLSYEWELKKAEFIVEDAYDFLASLAANLHSALRVWLLADDSTSFDEKRVRVQERYSESFECKETNLCECRNLENRLIKLIECNCHLKSSVKTEKCKSSQNLHQEFIFRDGVLTNLEDKDVSTHCKFETLCLCSLVEWIVMRKNPLY